In a genomic window of Streptomyces sp. NBC_01142:
- a CDS encoding phage tail tube protein — protein sequence MSTPTPPAETVTALARRYRLELDMGTTPGTPIWTLVPGVTEFTPKVEPTQQEVTTYDADGWAEQAVTMLAWSIETTIAHRAHPTTGVFNAAQEALRKASRSFGAKSYVNIRYYDRNGAPDAQQGLALVTWEPDGGGPDEVDTIKVTLTGSGPLAEITNPAAGGGTFAAKGGNA from the coding sequence TTGAGTACCCCGACGCCCCCGGCCGAGACCGTAACCGCGCTCGCTCGCAGGTACCGCCTTGAGCTGGACATGGGCACCACGCCCGGCACCCCGATATGGACCCTTGTCCCCGGGGTCACGGAATTCACCCCCAAGGTGGAACCGACGCAGCAGGAGGTCACCACCTACGACGCCGACGGGTGGGCCGAGCAGGCCGTGACCATGCTCGCGTGGTCGATCGAGACCACCATCGCTCACCGCGCCCACCCAACGACCGGGGTTTTCAACGCCGCGCAGGAAGCCCTGCGGAAGGCATCCCGTTCGTTCGGCGCCAAGTCGTACGTGAACATCCGCTACTACGACCGCAACGGTGCCCCGGACGCGCAGCAGGGCCTCGCCCTGGTGACCTGGGAGCCGGACGGCGGGGGCCCCGACGAGGTCGACACGATCAAGGTCACGCTTACCGGGTCCGGCCCGCTCGCCGAGATCACCAACCCCGCGGCCGGTGGCGGGACTTTCGCCGCCAAGGGAGGTAACGCGTAG
- a CDS encoding minor capsid protein, whose product MTYTVDLLDGLARLLHSAGVGIYRPDGVYAAGETAITIAALPPVPDRVICLAAYPVTDSPVLTDTTTGIQARTRAGADPREVDALDDQVHEVLHGSGPHRFGAVPVQLVYRVSAAPIGADSAGRWERSANFHARAHRAHPHLE is encoded by the coding sequence ATGACCTACACCGTCGACTTGCTCGACGGTCTCGCCCGCCTGCTGCACTCCGCCGGCGTCGGCATCTACCGCCCCGACGGCGTATACGCCGCGGGCGAGACCGCGATCACCATCGCCGCTCTTCCCCCGGTCCCCGACCGCGTGATCTGCCTCGCCGCCTACCCGGTCACCGACTCCCCCGTGCTCACCGACACGACCACGGGTATTCAGGCGCGCACCCGCGCGGGGGCCGACCCCCGCGAGGTCGACGCCCTCGACGACCAGGTGCACGAGGTGCTGCACGGCAGCGGCCCACACCGATTCGGCGCCGTCCCCGTGCAGCTCGTCTACCGCGTCTCGGCCGCCCCGATCGGCGCCGACTCGGCCGGCCGCTGGGAGCGATCCGCCAACTTCCATGCCCGCGCCCACCGGGCGCACCCCCACCTCGAATAG